Proteins encoded by one window of Chryseobacterium foetidum:
- a CDS encoding twin-arginine translocase TatA/TatE family subunit yields the protein MYTLTILTPFAAWHWIIVILVVLLLFGGKKIPELMRGLGSGIKEFKDSVKEEDKTTEVKKENPTTNSSNTTVN from the coding sequence TAACAATATTAACTCCATTTGCCGCCTGGCATTGGATTATCGTGATCCTTGTAGTTCTGTTACTATTCGGAGGAAAAAAGATTCCGGAACTTATGAGAGGTTTAGGATCTGGTATTAAAGAATTTAAAGATTCTGTAAAGGAAGAGGACAAAACTACTGAGGTTAAAAAAGAAAATCCCACTACAAACAGCAGCAATACTACTGTAAACTAA